One Desulforegula conservatrix Mb1Pa genomic window, GCTCCATTGCATGCGGCGATGCTCTTAAGCTTACTTTCAAGCTTGATGAAAACAAAAAAATTAAAGATGCCAGATTCCAGACCTTTGGATGCGCGAGTGCGATTGCATCATCTTCAGCTCTTACTGAAATGATAAAAGGCCTGACTCTTGATGAAGCAGAAAAAATCACCAACGAGGACATCGCTGACTATCTTGGAGGTCTTCCAAAGGAAAAAATTCACTGCTCTGTCATGGGAATGGAAGCTCTTGAAAAAGCTATTTCCAGCTACAGGGGAACTCCTGAAAAAATAGTTGAAGGCATTGAAGTGTGTCACTGCTTCGGCGTAACTGACATAGAAATTGAAAAAGCTGTCAAGGAACACAATCTCAAGACCCTTGATGAAGTAACAGGCTATCTTAAGGCTGGCGGCGGCTGCGGTAATTGCCATGACGAAATTCAGTCTATAATTGACAAATTTATTGACGGGCCCAAGAAATCTGCGGTCAAACTTTCTGGAATGACAACACTCCAGAAAATAAGGCTTATTGAAGAGACCCTTGAAAAAGAAATCAAGCCTGCTCTTTTGAAAGACGGCGGCGACATTGAACTCGTGGATGTTGACGGCACAACCGTTTTTGTAAGACTCCAAGGATCGTGTGCTACATGCAGCAGGTCAAAAATTACATTAAAAAACCATGTTGAAGCTAAACTGAGGGAAAAAGTGGTGCACAATCTGGTGGTTGAGGAGGTTGTTGATGAAGCCCGTATATGTTGATAATAACGCCACCACTAAAGTAGCGCCGGAAATAGTCGAGGCAATGCTGCCATTTTACACCGAGATGTATGGCAATCCTTCAAGCATGCATACTTTCGGCGGACAGGTTGCCTCGCATATAGAAAAAGCAAGAAAGCAGGTGGCTTCTCTTCTTGGCGCGCTTCCTGAAGAGATTATTTTCACTAGCTGCGGTACTGAGAGTGATGGAGCTGCAATCAGATCGGCGCTTCACACTCAGCCGACAAAAAACCATATCATAACAACAATGGTTGAGCACCCTGCCATAAAAACCCTTTGCGAGACACTTTCAAAGCATGGGTTCAGGATAACAACAGTTCCTGTTGACAACCG contains:
- the nifU gene encoding Fe-S cluster assembly protein NifU; translation: MWDYTEKVKEHFLNPRNVGTIEDADGVGEVGSIACGDALKLTFKLDENKKIKDARFQTFGCASAIASSSALTEMIKGLTLDEAEKITNEDIADYLGGLPKEKIHCSVMGMEALEKAISSYRGTPEKIVEGIEVCHCFGVTDIEIEKAVKEHNLKTLDEVTGYLKAGGGCGNCHDEIQSIIDKFIDGPKKSAVKLSGMTTLQKIRLIEETLEKEIKPALLKDGGDIELVDVDGTTVFVRLQGSCATCSRSKITLKNHVEAKLREKVVHNLVVEEVVDEARIC